One genomic segment of Methanothermococcus okinawensis IH1 includes these proteins:
- the cofF gene encoding coenzyme gamma-F420-2:alpha-L-glutamate ligase — protein sequence MITIVCAEGGSTIYALKNALNDLGEKCEILLLSNNNLLVEKEFNINTDLIHSRCGIGDYLDRLTLFSWQVLNILEIEEHKFINPLETIHNSSDKFKTIKILSKNHIKTPKTALIRDYEDAKRFMEKYNLEYPIILKNSFSKCGLSVKMAKSDEELKKYTKNAIWEGTILQEYINFGENGKYKDIRILVVDGEVIGGYRRVSNNFITNLHLGNIVEPLKLNDDLSELALKCAESMNGYIMGVDILPSKDEYYVIETNTAPGTKGFRSLGIKADEEIAKCLINYKKNKK from the coding sequence ATGATAACGATAGTATGTGCAGAAGGCGGTTCAACCATATATGCCTTAAAAAATGCCCTAAATGATTTAGGAGAAAAATGTGAAATATTATTACTATCAAATAACAACCTACTTGTAGAAAAAGAATTCAATATCAACACGGATTTAATTCATTCAAGATGTGGTATTGGGGATTATTTGGATAGATTAACCCTTTTTTCATGGCAGGTTTTAAATATTTTGGAAATAGAAGAACATAAATTTATCAATCCCCTTGAAACAATACATAATTCATCGGATAAATTCAAAACCATTAAGATACTTTCAAAAAACCATATAAAAACTCCAAAAACTGCTCTTATTAGGGACTATGAAGATGCCAAAAGATTTATGGAAAAATACAATTTAGAATATCCCATAATATTAAAAAATTCGTTCTCAAAATGTGGATTAAGTGTAAAAATGGCAAAATCCGATGAAGAATTAAAAAAATATACAAAAAATGCAATATGGGAAGGAACTATATTACAGGAATATATTAATTTTGGAGAAAATGGAAAATACAAAGATATTAGAATTCTTGTGGTTGATGGGGAAGTAATTGGGGGATATAGGAGAGTAAGCAATAACTTTATTACAAACCTACATCTTGGGAATATCGTAGAACCTTTAAAATTAAATGATGACTTATCGGAGCTCGCATTAAAATGTGCAGAATCTATGAATGGATACATTATGGGAGTCGATATATTGCCCTCAAAGGATGAATATTATGTAATTGAAACCAACACCGCACCTGGAACAAAGGGATTTAGGAGTCTTGGCATAAAAGCAGATGAAGAAATTGCAAAATGCCTAATAAATTATAAAAAAAATAAAAAATAA